ATGATGATATGCTCTGTGTGTACGAATTAACTCAGAGATATAAGAATAGTACTCTTGTGCATTGGCTGCAGGATGCTCAGGAGATGCAAAAGTGGGCCTACTTCGGCGATGTGAAACACCGTGTTCCGCTCTTACTCTTGCAAACCGTGAGCATTCCTGTCACCGCTGTGGGTAAAGCAGGCGACGCCCGAATGCTTGAAAAGATCAGCGCCAACAGCGAGGGCATCTCGAATATGCCGGGGGAAGCCGCGGAGCACTCCAAAAAGGAGTGTGGGAGTGTGGGTGGTGAACCACCGCGGAACAGTGATAATTCCGCTAATGGCAGCAAGGTAAGTAGTGAGTACCCATCGGATGGTTGGATAAATGAGGGTGGTGGCGAAGAGGAAGTTGAAATAAGCCCGGCGTATCAATGTTACCCGAGGGCACTGTGGCTCGCCAATTCGGACGATACTCCGTTACACCTTGAAGCTGTGGACGAGGGTGACCACGAAATCAACAACGCAAAGGATGACTGTGACGAGGGTGCCGTTACTATTAGAGCAAACCCCAGTTCACAAGCGGAGGGGGACCCTCACGCCGTGAGCACACGACGTTTTTTCAGTGCCCTCAGCGCCACCCACGATCGTGCGTTGTGTGCGGTGCAGGTGGGCCGGAAGATTCATGACCTTGTGAAGGAACTCTGTCTAACTCCGAGTCACTCTCAAAAACCACACGAAGGTTTCAGTACTGCGCCGATGCCGCAACCCCGCGTTGAGGTTTATTCCGTTCCTCGGTGCTGTGGGGCCGACGTAAGGCAAGCGCTATGGGAACGGGAGGTGGATCCTTCGGCACTGCTGACGGAGCCTGTAAATCATTACATCAATAGTCATGGTCTATACCGTGATTATCGTAAGGATGTTTTCCCCAAGATGACATACATTTTACACAGTATACCCTCGAGCGACCGTACTGAGAACAAGATACGCAAAGGAAGGTTGCCGAATATTGGGTTCACTTctgttctctcctttccGGGGATAATCCCCCGGCTTGAATTGCACTATGACAAGAACAACAGCTTGGCATGTGATTTGTACGAAAAGTTGAGCATATTTAGCACACCTGAGGGTATGGAACCGGATCTCATTGTTCCCATTGGTGGTGATGGTTACATGATGCATTGCATTAGGAATAACTGGAGTCGATTCCTACCCTTTTTTGGAGTGAATGCTGGGCATGTAGGCTACCTTCTGAACGACCCCTCCACCGTCGAGGAGCTTCTCACTGCACCCCTGAAGCTGCACACTACAACCATGCTTTACTGCTTGGCTGAGAGGGAGGATGCACTTAGCGGGGAGAAAGTCCTTCTTTCCGAGCTTGCCTTCAACGATGCGTGGGTTGAGCGTTCGAGTGGACAGACAGCACTCATCCGTATTCTTATCAATGGCGAGGAGCGGATTCATCGATTACGCGGTGATGGAGTGCTGGTGTCCACAGCGGCTGGAAGTACGGCTTACTGTCGCGCACTCGGTGCTTCTCCAGTTCCTGTCGGCGCACCCCTGATCCAAGTGGTTGGGAGTAATGTAGTGTCACCTGCTCAATGGAGGCCTACGCACCTGCACCAGGAGGATCAGGTGGAACTGGAGGTGATTGACAGCGCCAAGCGACCTTGTCGGTGCTTCGTGGATTCCGTTGATGTCGGGAATGTCACGCGCTTGCAGGTGCGTTCGAGCAGGGCAGCCGGAGTTGTAATTGCTTTTGCGTGTAGTTGCGATCTCCAGCAGAAGCTGTACGAAATGCAGTTCCCCGCGAACATGTGAGCGGCTGACATTTGCAGCAACGCGAaacgatgataatgatgatttGTACGAAATCCAAAACGAAACCTGTAGAGCGGATAAAAAGTCACGTGTGATTTGCATTGACCTTACTGTACGTTTGCTCCTTTACTTTGTAGTTATTCGCTTTCTCGTTGATGAGTGTGAGGGTTGTACAAGTTGGTGGACAtgagtgtttttgtgtggttGTCGAGGGTAATGTGGTGACGAGGTAAACAAGGCAATGGAGCAAAGCTTGCTGGGGAGTGGTGGTGGATGGATTCCGTTTACTCTCTTTTGCATCTTTTTGGTGGGgtctttttcgttgttgtttcgctGTGTGCCGCGGTGGAGTTCCTTCCCGTTTGCAAAACGACGCATATTTCATATCGGTGATATCATGGTAAAGGTCACATAGACTAGATAAGTGCATCTTTTCCCTCCGGGCCTTAATTGTTCAATTTTGTATAAAAAGGCTCTATCTTCCTTTTGCTGATGGTCGGTCCCGCAAGGAGGTGATAGAACGATCGCCCATGTATCTGTGCGCGCACTCGGATGATTGTGGTGTGTAAGAGCGGGCGCAGCGTCGACGGGCTCGTCTGCTCGTTCCGTAGGATGTGATTCCAATCTTTTCTTGCCCTTGTTATTTATGCCGATTTTAGTTGTGGCCGTTTCAAATtgtcttccctccttcgACCATCCCAAacttcttctatttttttcttttcttaccaGTGCTAGAGTGTACCAAGGGCCCGTTCTGGTCGTACGGGGAGAAAGGCGTGGAGTTTGTCACTCTAGCGCAAGGATATAGGTTCAGTTAAGCAACAAAACTGAAATAGAGGGTTTCCGGAGAGGTAtcagaaaaaaattactaaTAACAGAGATTAAAGTGCGAACGGTTGCAGACAGGCAATAAGAGGTCGAACTAACGGAAAGACAACAAGTTCATATGCAACACACCGAGGCGCAGTCACAGCAGATTTTGCCGCGTAGTGGGCGGGGCGGCGAATGTTTCGcagatacacacactcaAGTTGATGACGGGGCAAGTGTGGTTTTTCCTGCCGCTGGTGGTTTATGCAGTCAATCTCAAACCCCCCAGGCTCCGCGTAGGAGGCCTCGTGTCATCACAGCACAAGACCTCGACGAGGCCCTTTTGCAAGCGATTGAGGGTAAGATCACCCGAAAAAATGCGTGGGTTTCAAAAGATGCAAGTAACCTACTCGATGGGATCACTCAAACCGTTGAGAGCACTTTGGACTCCAATAGTACCGTGGACGAGTACACCAGTTTCGCAAAAGTTGCCACCGTTGTGGAGGGATGCTCAAAAGTGTGGACAAGCCGCGTGGACAGCACATATCAGCGTTCAAATCAGATGGTACGCCGCCTGCTGAGGAACGAGGATGAGGGCCACGGGAGCGATGAAGAGAACAAAGAGGAGGGCGACGGAGAGGGTGGAGCCCCTAGCACAAGCGCTGCGGCCGAACGTAGAAGGAGGGCTGCACAACGTAAAGGTCAGACTGTTCGCACCATCGCATTTGATTTATCTGAGATCAACCTAGATCGAAAAGCGCGATTGGCACTTGTACGCACTGGTGTAAGTGCACAGTTTCGTGcaataacagaaaaatttgaCCAAGGAAATGCACAGGGGTTGCTAGTGCACAACACCCCGATCGGCGGTGCGGGGAACCTTATTCTCGATGTGGATTACGTACGAGAACCGGATGGTGACTACACAGCCGACTGCGGAAGGCACTCTGGTCAATCAGATAAAGTTAAAAGTGAACCAGATGAAGGCGAGAACATCAACACTACGGCACGAGGGTTCGCCGACGGAGGAATTGAGGATGGGGTTGATGAAGGGCTCAGGATCACTCTTGACCTTCCACCCTTCACGGCATCACATATGCAATCCAATGCGGAGAAAAactcactttttgtttgtggcgGGGGCCACCTAGTTGGGGACGGTGCTGGCAGTGCTGTCAGTACAAACGATCGTAGCGGTGAAGGTGCAAGAGTTAGTTCTAGTAGTTTTTCCACTGATCCCAACGCCTCAGGCCGTCCTTCACTGACGGTGCCGTCCCTGCTGGCAGTACCCCATACCGTGCAGGGGAACCCGGACGTGTTGCCCGACGACGCGACGCGCGTAGCCACGAATGAGCAGGATGGCAATGAAGAGCACGATTACCAAGATGGTGGCTGGTTTGATGGTATGGATGGTGCTGACGCCGATTACGGTTTACACGATGGTGGTGAAAGTATCGACCAGGATCGCTATACGGCTGACAATGGTAGAGGGGAAGAAAGCAACCCTGAGTTGTCCCCAGAGCGTGTTGCTTTGGAAGCCCGTCGCTTGGTTTCGGGCGTTACTGATCTCAACATCATGGACAATCGTCTGCGTAATAAACAACTCGCACTTGAGGTGGATGACCCCAGTGGGTGGGTTCCAATGGCTGAGCCCGTGAGCAATCCCATGTTTGGGGCCAGAGCACGCAAGAACTCAACGATCATGATGACTCTGCGCAAGCAACACCATTTCCTTGGGCCCAGCGTGGCCCAATCTTCCATATCCACCCAATCCTTGAAACGCTTGAAACGTGAAGCTGCGGTTTTTGACTTACCGGGTGAGCTGGAAGCCGTTTCGGCGACGGCTTCTCGTCGGTCTGCGGGgacaaaggaaaaatctACAAAAGGAGATGATTGCATTCATCTTCCACCTGTGTTTGCGTTGCTAGAGGACAGCGGTGTGGACAATTCGGCGTTAAAGCAAAGCACTtccgaaggaaaaaacatgaGTGCACTTGGGAAGGAGTTGCTGCTAGGAAGGGATTCTAGCGCAATAAAACCGTACCTGCAGACGTCTGTGGAGCTGACTAAGGCGCAGGAAGCTGGCTTGTTGGTGCGGGAAAACCCTGTGCCGGGCGTAACCGTTCCATCGTATCTTCCCTATCCCATAACGGTAccagttttttttcaaccGTTTTCAACACCGCTTTCACAGTGGAACCTCCTTCGCAAGTCGGCAACGGGAAGCACTATACATCATTATAACAATGCCACTAGCTACGGCTACGCAGACGAGGATGCAGATGGTAACGGGGCTGGCGACATGCCAGCGGAATTCTTTCACGGTGGTGTTGATTCCGACAACGACTATGGCGATGTGGGCACCTACGACGGTTTCAACGACAGTACCAGGGATGACACCTTAGACAATCCACTAAAGCTTGCACAAGCACAAATATTCGCCAGCCTTGATCAAGCTGATTTGATACGTTCAAGTACCGCACTAACAACGTTGAGCGGCAATAGCGCACGTCCCAGCAGCATGAATGTGAGTGACGTTGCCGACATAGATCCAGACACAGTCGTGAAAGTATTGCATGCGCCGGAGGCTATGCTTCCTACGCAGGTAGATGTTGTGTTGTTGAGAAAGATTATGTGGGCTTCACTGACCGGAGCTGCAGGGTGCGAAGTAACTGAGCAGCAGGAGTCACAACGCGTGTCGAGGCGAAAGCGTGGTCGCGTGGCGGGAACAGAAGGGCCCACCCAGAAAGAAGATAATCAGGGTTCCGATGACGGGGTGAAGAAGGTACGGTTTAGTGAAGTTGTGCTTCAGCTACTACCGCAAGTTAGCACTGTGTCTGCCACAGGTGCCCTCTCACCggcctttttcttcttttctttgttgtttcttgccAATGAACACGGACTTCTCATTGAGAGTGTCCCAACACTGGACGACCTAGTTGTTCATGTTCCGCCGCAACGGGGGGACGCATCAGAGACCATGGTGAATGCAGACTAGGGTAGGAACACCCACAGAATTCGTGTGTTCACATACGTATGAGCGTAGAAGTGTGCGTGTTGCTTGCGTTGATGTATTCCCATTCTTCttagtgtggtgtgtgtgcgtgtgggaaaaagtgaggaggggggcggcgcagaaggaaaaagaagtgacaCAATGGCAGGGGGTATATCATTGTCTGATGTGTGCGCATGTATTCAACTCCAGTTCCCTTCTTCTGGTTTCCATCTAATTTAAGGTTCATGCGCACATACTCTTGAATCCGGTAATTTGCCCTTGCTGTTCTCCAGTTTCGAGGGTGCAATGGATTAAAAGTGTGCGTAAATGAATGAGGCGTTATGCACTTTTGTGTTTTAGAGAAGAATGGCGGCGGGCGCGCACTGTGTATAGAGTGCACTGCGGACCAAAGCCAGGGTAGCAGGTGGTTGTCATGTTTGTTcgtctgtttgtttcataGTTTTTATGATTTTTCCCCCGTGTCTTGGTCCCTTACtccattgttttttgtcgAATTTGTGCTGTGTTGCCCGGGGTGAGCTGTGCTCTGTTTTTGTACCAGTACGGTGCGGTTTCGCTTCCCAGGTTACAATGTTTGGTGTCGCTTTTtattcctctcccttttgtgACTGAACGCTTTGCACCATTAGGAGGCTGCCACAAAGTAATGGTCTGCGACTGTTCCACAAACTGACTTCACAAGAAGGCATATTTGGCATAGATATCGGGGCAATCTTCACTTGCCGTGGGAGTGTTGGCAGacgcatatatttttttcgtttattcACTTGAGCGATataagggaaaggaggagaggggggaggggaaggtaCATCTGGAGGAAGCGGCTCAATATCGAAGAGGGGAAGCTACTCTCGAGAGGGAAGAATCTCTGCTCCGAAGTAGCTGCCGCAATAGAGGGCTCAggtgttttttgtcttttgctgGGAAGGCCTTGAAATGGCCTTTTCACTTCCAAAAAAATATTACCTTATCGTGCACGATGCCATCCGAAAGGTGTTGGGGAATGACGCTGAGATTTCTGCTTTCGTAACGTCCCAAGGGAAGTTTCAGTGTCACATGCTCGTAAACTCTACGACTACCGACCCCGATCTCTCCAACACAGACACTAGCAACCCGGTGGGTGGTAGTGCAGGCAACGCGgacaaaaagggggaagtgtGTGGTTTTGTGAAGGAATTCGCCGCGAGGCTACAGCGCTGTCTCGGGGTTTGCGACATTGTTGCGTGCCGTCGGCGGCTTGATATTGTTTTCATGGACCGTGAGGTGCTGCGTCTTGCACTGGGAGCGCCAAGGAGAGCCATCAATAACTTACGGCACCCTTGCGAGATAAACGAGGAGCCCGACTGGACACGGCGGAACCGCCTGCGGATATCCCTAGGCTTTGACGAGGACCTTTTCATTGAGGTGTGTGATTTGAAAATTGCCCTCGCCGCTCGCCTCATGGAGAGATGGGTGTATGACAAGTATTGCAAGGGCAATGTTGGTAAACTGAAGGGTGAGTCCGCAAAGCGGCTGCtatgggagagagagagacatcTCTATCCGCCTGTAACATACTGGCAAGCGCATGGTTATCTACTATTACAGGAGTACCCGTGCGACCACCACATCACTCTTGTAGGGACAATTGCGCAAAATTTTGCCAAATACTACGGTGAATTTCCCCTTGACAATCCGTATTGCCCTGGGGAGGACCTCAACACAATTGGCTGCGTGCAGGAACTTTGCCGAGCATGGAAACAGTTGCCGGTAGATGAGGGCGGAGCGGAGGTGTTGTTGAAACTTGGTGTGGAGCCTCCGGTTCCAGAATAGTATTGTTCCAAGCATCACAATTGTTCTTGTGGTTACCATGTTGGGGGGATGTTGCTGGTCCCTTCGCACATTGAGTTGTTCTTTGGTGTCGCA
This portion of the Trypanosoma brucei brucei TREU927 chromosome 7, complete sequence genome encodes:
- a CDS encoding ATP-NAD kinase-like protein; translation: MLRHALKLFCCSVPLNSRVGIFPLHLDPPTVQHRELFRLLVGDIGKGCSPPRSGGNTAEIPWYFEGLAGSLQKSRCVPFEHLILVPNTRFPVELRLSAHIAALTSLVTRGLPRVHVDFTALENPDDDMLCVYELTQRYKNSTLVHWLQDAQEMQKWAYFGDVKHRVPLLLLQTVSIPVTAVGKAGDARMLEKISANSEGISNMPGEAAEHSKKECGSVGGEPPRNSDNSANGSKVSSEYPSDGWINEGGGEEEVEISPAYQCYPRALWLANSDDTPLHLEAVDEGDHEINNAKDDCDEGAVTIRANPSSQAEGDPHAVSTRRFFSALSATHDRALCAVQVGRKIHDLVKELCLTPSHSQKPHEGFSTAPMPQPRVEVYSVPRCCGADVRQALWEREVDPSALLTEPVNHYINSHGLYRDYRKDVFPKMTYILHSIPSSDRTENKIRKGRLPNIGFTSVLSFPGIIPRLELHYDKNNSLACDLYEKLSIFSTPEGMEPDLIVPIGGDGYMMHCIRNNWSRFLPFFGVNAGHVGYLLNDPSTVEELLTAPLKLHTTTMLYCLAEREDALSGEKVLLSELAFNDAWVERSSGQTALIRILINGEERIHRLRGDGVLVSTAAGSTAYCRALGASPVPVGAPLIQVVGSNVVSPAQWRPTHLHQEDQVELEVIDSAKRPCRCFVDSVDVGNVTRLQVRSSRAAGVVIAFACSCDLQQKLYEMQFPANM